A genomic segment from Candidatus Zixiibacteriota bacterium encodes:
- the speD gene encoding adenosylmethionine decarboxylase, whose product MKILGRHLIAELAECDHQVLDNLPQLEQYLNESVRRSGATIVKSVFHRYNPQGVSGVVVIAESHISIHTWPEYGYAAVDFFTCGDSVDPYKAYDYLKGMLRSKSGSLTELNRGLPSASDEVISHKPTGHLKTAAAVK is encoded by the coding sequence ATGAAGATTCTCGGACGTCATTTAATCGCCGAGCTTGCCGAGTGCGACCATCAGGTCCTCGACAATCTACCTCAACTCGAACAGTACCTGAACGAATCCGTTCGCCGCTCGGGCGCAACCATAGTTAAGTCCGTGTTTCACAGATACAATCCCCAGGGTGTCTCCGGTGTGGTAGTCATCGCCGAGTCTCACATTTCGATCCACACCTGGCCGGAATACGGATACGCCGCGGTGGATTTCTTCACCTGCGGCGACTCAGTCGACCCCTACAAGGCCTACGACTATCTGAAAGGCATGCTGCGCTCGAAAAGCGGCTCGCTGACCGAACTCAACCGTGGCTTACCATCGGCAAGCGATGAAGTAATCAGCCACAAGCCAACCGGTCACCTGAAAACCGCCGCGGCGGTCAAATAG
- a CDS encoding DNA adenine methylase, which produces MERAIKLTDLSPLRYPGSKKSLVPFVYRLLSHNGLLRPVLVEPFAGSANVSLHLLANKAVSRVILADIDPLIYSFWNVVFTQHQKLTRFIGRVRIDEDNFYRFKEIARSTGDVCEVELAKACLFLNRTSFSGLLTDKAGPIGGKEQKSEYKIDCRFNREKLISRIKTVAALSEKVTVLPLGWRDTLSYVLSLCKAKKKAESMFFYLDPPFFDKAESLYRFWFREQEHRALYKAVSKLKHPWLLSYDDAPQIRRMYTGNCVKVNVSMPYSVNSNAQRRARELVITPLRIPPM; this is translated from the coding sequence ATGGAACGCGCGATTAAGCTTACGGACCTGAGCCCGCTAAGATATCCAGGATCAAAGAAGAGCCTTGTGCCCTTTGTTTATCGGCTGCTGTCGCACAACGGGCTGTTGCGACCGGTGTTAGTCGAACCGTTTGCAGGAAGCGCGAACGTATCATTGCACCTTCTAGCAAACAAGGCCGTCAGCCGTGTAATTCTTGCAGATATTGACCCGCTAATTTACTCTTTCTGGAATGTCGTTTTCACTCAACACCAAAAACTGACACGGTTTATTGGGCGTGTCAGGATAGACGAAGATAACTTTTACAGATTCAAAGAGATTGCCCGGAGCACCGGTGATGTCTGCGAAGTTGAATTGGCGAAAGCCTGCCTGTTCCTGAATAGGACGAGCTTCTCCGGCCTACTTACAGACAAAGCAGGCCCTATTGGCGGCAAGGAACAAAAAAGTGAGTACAAAATAGACTGCCGCTTTAATCGCGAAAAATTGATCTCTCGGATCAAGACAGTAGCTGCGCTATCAGAGAAGGTAACAGTGCTCCCATTGGGTTGGAGAGACACATTGAGTTACGTCTTGTCATTATGTAAGGCGAAGAAGAAGGCAGAGTCCATGTTCTTCTATTTGGACCCTCCGTTCTTTGACAAAGCCGAGAGCTTGTACCGTTTCTGGTTTCGGGAGCAGGAGCACAGAGCGTTGTACAAGGCCGTAAGTAAACTTAAACATCCTTGGCTGCTAAGCTACGATGATGCCCCGCAGATTAGGCGGATGTATACTGGCAACTGTGTGAAAGTCAATGTCTCAATGCCATACTCGGTCAATTCAAATGCGCAGAGAAGAGCCCGTGAGCTTGTGATTACTCCATTGCGCATACCACCGATGTGA
- a CDS encoding DUF933 domain-containing protein translates to MKLGIIGKPQSGKTTVFNAASGHQETVGDFSQALHRAVIKVPDERIDKIAAIIKPQKKTYAEIEFLDAPGFTGKGKESGAPEISSELRLMDALILVIDKFSNDSDPIRDIRDLLDEMILADQVVVENNIDKKSRKIRLTGDKAGQREIELLEQCRAALDEGKLLIDLDLAGDDEKMLRGYTFLTQKPLLIVLNVSEADIGKGQQFRQELSEFVSAGKRDIAALCGKIEMELVPLDSEERRMFMEELGIKSPAVEKVIQMSYDLLGLISFITAGPPDVRAWTIRKGTNAQKAAGAVHTDMERGFIRAEVVKYDDYIQYETLANARSAGKAHLEGKEYIVGDGDVILFRFNV, encoded by the coding sequence ATGAAACTGGGCATTATAGGAAAACCACAAAGCGGCAAGACGACCGTGTTCAACGCCGCCTCGGGACATCAGGAAACAGTCGGCGATTTCAGCCAGGCGCTTCACCGCGCCGTTATAAAAGTTCCCGACGAACGCATAGACAAAATCGCCGCTATAATCAAGCCGCAAAAGAAAACTTACGCCGAGATAGAGTTTCTCGATGCTCCCGGGTTCACCGGCAAAGGCAAAGAATCCGGAGCGCCGGAAATAAGCTCCGAATTGCGGCTTATGGACGCGCTGATTCTCGTTATCGATAAATTCTCCAATGACAGTGATCCGATACGCGATATAAGAGATTTGCTCGATGAAATGATTCTCGCCGACCAGGTTGTCGTCGAGAACAACATCGATAAAAAATCCCGCAAAATAAGACTCACCGGTGACAAGGCCGGACAAAGAGAAATCGAGCTTCTCGAGCAATGCCGCGCCGCGCTCGATGAGGGCAAACTGCTTATTGATCTGGATCTGGCGGGCGATGATGAAAAAATGCTCCGCGGGTACACCTTTCTGACACAAAAGCCGCTTTTGATTGTTCTTAACGTGAGTGAAGCGGATATCGGCAAAGGGCAGCAGTTCAGACAGGAGTTGTCGGAGTTTGTGTCGGCAGGCAAGCGCGATATCGCCGCGCTGTGCGGCAAAATCGAGATGGAGCTCGTGCCGCTCGATAGCGAGGAACGGCGGATGTTTATGGAAGAACTCGGGATAAAAAGCCCCGCGGTGGAAAAAGTGATTCAAATGTCCTATGATCTTCTGGGGCTGATCTCCTTTATTACGGCCGGGCCGCCCGATGTTCGCGCGTGGACAATCCGCAAAGGCACCAACGCCCAGAAAGCCGCCGGCGCGGTCCACACCGATATGGAGCGCGGGTTTATTCGCGCCGAAGTGGTCAAATACGATGACTATATCCAGTATGAGACCCTGGCCAACGCGCGGTCGGCGGGCAAAGCCCATCTGGAGGGCAAGGAGTATATAGTCGGGGATGGCGACGTGATCCTGTTTCGATTCAATGTCTAA
- the lon gene encoding endopeptidase La — translation MSEVKDKVADNEIDNSNGTPPVLPILPLKGTIVYPYLIVPLMIQDAEQTRLVDDALMRGSRIGLFLQRDTAVEHPKPEDLYEIGASGNILKMLRFPDGSVRFLIQGLARIRIKKIITSAPYMSAEVEEVRETTAEAVKMEALQRSLMEAVRKLVELAPYLSEEFQVSAHNQDTPSKLTDYIASSLNVPIEHKQRLLEETNVYKRMDRLFHLLKKEIEVLELSQQIQAKAASELGKSQRDYILREQLKAIKKELGDADDKSDVDEFEAKIEQAKMPETVEQAAYKELDRMSHMSPSSAEYTVTRTYLDWLVSLPWSVTTQDKLDLKRAKKVLDEDHYNLEKVKDRILEYLAVRKLKSDIKGPILCFVGPPGVGKTSLGKSIARAMGREFARVSLGGMRDEAEIRGHRRTYIGAMPGRIIQSMKRCGSNNPVIMLDEVDKLGSDFRGDPSAALLEVLDPEQNDSFSDHYLEVPFDLSKVMFITTANWMEPIPAVLRDRMEIINLPGYTDIEKMAIARRHLIPKQLENHGLSTTNIAIEDSAVKVIIDGYTREAGLRNLEREIASVIRKAARKVASGYKKKLTIGAKEIPKMLGPTKFIREGLSRQASIGVVPGLAYTAVGGEILFIEATTMKGKNNLMLTGHLGDIMKESAQAALSFIRSNAAELKIDPDKFENTDIHIHVPSGATPKDGPSAGITMVVALASLLTQRPPQSCLAMTGEITLRGQLLPIGGLKEKLLAAYRAGIDTVILPEENRKDSVELPLEIKKNIKLKFFSEVLPAVKFALDGNSRKTKTTGKTTARRKS, via the coding sequence GTGTCCGAAGTTAAAGACAAAGTAGCTGATAACGAAATAGATAACTCCAACGGTACACCCCCGGTGCTGCCGATTCTCCCGCTCAAAGGGACAATCGTATACCCCTACCTGATAGTGCCGCTGATGATCCAGGATGCCGAGCAGACGAGGCTGGTCGATGACGCCCTCATGCGCGGCTCACGTATCGGGCTGTTTTTGCAGCGCGATACCGCCGTGGAACATCCCAAACCCGAGGACCTTTACGAAATCGGCGCCTCGGGCAATATCCTCAAGATGCTTCGTTTCCCCGATGGATCCGTCCGTTTTCTCATCCAGGGGCTGGCCCGAATCCGCATCAAGAAAATCATCACCAGCGCGCCGTATATGTCGGCCGAGGTGGAGGAAGTTCGCGAGACCACCGCTGAGGCCGTCAAAATGGAGGCGCTTCAGCGCAGCCTCATGGAAGCCGTGCGCAAGCTGGTCGAACTGGCGCCCTATCTCTCAGAAGAATTTCAAGTCTCGGCCCACAACCAGGACACCCCATCGAAACTCACCGACTATATCGCCTCGAGTCTCAATGTCCCTATCGAGCACAAGCAGCGGCTGCTCGAAGAGACCAACGTTTACAAGCGGATGGACAGGCTGTTCCACCTGCTCAAGAAAGAGATCGAGGTGCTCGAGTTGTCGCAGCAGATACAGGCCAAAGCGGCCAGCGAGTTGGGCAAATCGCAGCGCGATTATATTCTTCGCGAACAACTCAAGGCGATCAAGAAAGAGCTTGGCGACGCTGACGACAAGTCCGATGTCGACGAGTTCGAGGCCAAAATCGAACAGGCCAAAATGCCCGAAACGGTCGAGCAGGCGGCCTACAAAGAGCTTGACCGCATGTCGCACATGTCGCCATCATCGGCCGAATACACCGTCACGCGCACCTATCTCGACTGGCTCGTCTCGCTGCCGTGGAGCGTCACCACGCAGGACAAGCTCGATCTCAAGCGCGCCAAGAAAGTGCTCGATGAGGACCACTACAATCTCGAAAAAGTCAAAGACCGCATTTTAGAATATCTTGCCGTGCGCAAACTCAAATCCGATATCAAAGGCCCTATCCTTTGTTTTGTCGGCCCTCCCGGAGTGGGGAAGACCTCGCTGGGCAAATCTATCGCCCGCGCGATGGGGCGCGAGTTCGCCCGCGTGTCGCTGGGCGGCATGCGCGATGAAGCCGAAATCCGCGGCCATCGCCGCACCTACATAGGCGCCATGCCGGGGCGCATCATCCAATCCATGAAACGATGCGGCTCGAATAACCCGGTTATCATGCTCGATGAGGTCGATAAACTCGGCTCCGATTTCCGCGGCGATCCATCGGCGGCCCTACTCGAGGTCCTCGATCCGGAGCAGAACGATTCGTTCTCCGATCACTATCTCGAGGTGCCGTTCGATTTGTCCAAAGTCATGTTTATTACCACGGCCAACTGGATGGAACCCATCCCGGCGGTGCTTCGCGACCGCATGGAGATCATCAATCTTCCCGGCTACACCGATATCGAGAAGATGGCCATCGCGCGCCGTCATTTGATTCCCAAACAGCTCGAGAATCACGGCCTGAGCACCACCAACATCGCTATCGAAGACAGCGCCGTGAAGGTGATCATCGATGGCTACACCCGCGAGGCGGGGCTTCGCAATCTCGAGCGCGAGATAGCCTCGGTCATCCGCAAAGCGGCGCGGAAAGTGGCATCGGGCTACAAGAAAAAGCTCACTATCGGCGCCAAAGAGATTCCCAAGATGCTCGGTCCGACCAAATTTATCCGCGAAGGTCTCAGCCGCCAGGCGAGTATCGGCGTCGTGCCGGGACTGGCCTACACCGCGGTCGGCGGCGAAATTTTGTTCATCGAGGCAACCACGATGAAGGGCAAGAACAACCTGATGCTCACCGGCCATCTGGGCGATATCATGAAAGAATCCGCCCAGGCGGCGTTGTCGTTCATTCGCTCGAACGCGGCCGAACTGAAAATCGACCCCGACAAATTCGAAAACACCGATATCCACATCCATGTACCATCGGGCGCGACGCCCAAAGATGGTCCCTCGGCCGGTATCACTATGGTGGTCGCGCTGGCGTCGCTTCTCACGCAGCGTCCGCCTCAATCGTGCCTGGCCATGACCGGCGAAATCACCCTGCGCGGCCAGCTTTTGCCTATCGGCGGCCTCAAAGAGAAGCTGCTGGCGGCCTACCGGGCGGGCATCGACACCGTCATTCTGCCCGAGGAAAACCGCAAGGATTCGGTCGAGTTGCCGCTGGAAATCAAAAAAAATATAAAATTAAAATTCTTTTCCGAAGTTTTACCGGCTGTTAAATTCGCTTTAGATGGCAACAGCAGGAAAACCAAAACCACAGGCAAAACGACCGCGCGACGTAAATCGTAG
- a CDS encoding cupin domain-containing protein, with protein MELNIGSKIKALRLASDLTQEELANRAGLTKGFISQLENEKFQTSISLDSLADILEALGIGLAEFFGEETEEQAIFRVEDRVQVEGTGASSFELLIPGSTNNLMDPILVTLGAGEKLEKRDPHPGEQFGFVLKGTITLILSKKSYKVGRNNCFYFTSNQPHQIVNKSDGEASFLWITSPPQM; from the coding sequence ATGGAACTGAACATCGGAAGTAAAATCAAGGCGCTCCGGCTGGCCTCGGACCTGACCCAGGAAGAACTGGCCAACCGCGCCGGGCTGACCAAAGGGTTCATCTCCCAGCTGGAGAATGAGAAGTTTCAGACTTCCATCTCCCTGGATTCGCTGGCCGATATTCTCGAGGCCCTCGGCATCGGCCTGGCAGAGTTCTTTGGCGAGGAAACCGAAGAACAGGCCATCTTCAGAGTCGAAGATCGTGTCCAGGTCGAGGGTACCGGCGCCAGCTCGTTCGAGCTTTTGATACCCGGGTCCACTAACAACCTGATGGACCCCATTCTGGTGACCCTGGGCGCCGGCGAGAAGCTCGAAAAGCGCGACCCGCACCCGGGCGAGCAGTTCGGTTTTGTTTTGAAAGGCACCATAACGCTGATTCTGAGCAAGAAGAGCTACAAGGTTGGCCGCAACAATTGCTTTTACTTCACCTCGAATCAGCCGCACCAGATAGTGAATAAGAGCGATGGCGAGGCATCATTTTTGTGGATTACCTCGCCACCGCAGATGTAG
- a CDS encoding NAD(P)H-hydrate dehydratase, which translates to MKLVTSDLMRSIDRETIDIVGIAGPDLMENAGRGIAFGILTDIASQHDDDAKLSFAIFCGKGNNGGDGYVVGRYLHEAGHDVAFYFLGPVEKLSDDAKLNYERARKLKLEFVELKTTEDFPDELECDYIVDAVFGTGFEGAPKGIASDVIEYMNYQEHPIIAVDLPSGLNADNGSCEGAAVVADFTYTLALPKYGLYVSPGRELAGQVQVVPIGVPDNVVEKFDIQNELITHEYVTEALPYRKPDGHKGDFGTVFIIAGSTGLTGAAALAAKSALRGGCGLARVGCPRTVLPIIASSVIEATTMPLPDVAKKGALALRGLGEIRQAAVEHDAVIIGPGIGRHRETFELVRRLVVSVERPMIIDADGVNALEGHLDLFHEAGGPIVLTPHPGEFKRLTGIAVPDDIHMRIAVAREFATEYKAVLVLKGSPTIVADEEGICYVNQTGNNGMATGGSGDVLSGLIGSFMAQGLEPLDAALCGVYVHGFAGDIAAWSLTDRALIASDLIDALPDVFELFE; encoded by the coding sequence GTGAAACTGGTCACCTCCGACCTGATGCGTTCTATCGACCGCGAAACGATCGATATTGTCGGCATCGCGGGCCCTGACCTGATGGAAAACGCCGGCCGCGGCATCGCCTTCGGCATTCTCACCGACATCGCCTCCCAGCACGATGATGACGCCAAACTCAGCTTCGCCATCTTCTGCGGCAAAGGCAACAACGGCGGCGATGGCTACGTGGTCGGGCGGTATCTTCACGAAGCCGGGCACGATGTTGCTTTTTATTTCCTCGGGCCTGTCGAAAAACTTTCGGACGACGCCAAACTCAACTACGAACGCGCCCGCAAACTCAAGCTGGAGTTTGTGGAGCTGAAGACCACCGAGGACTTTCCCGATGAACTCGAGTGCGATTATATAGTCGATGCTGTCTTCGGCACCGGTTTCGAGGGAGCGCCGAAGGGGATCGCGTCGGATGTTATCGAGTACATGAACTATCAGGAGCATCCCATTATCGCGGTCGATTTGCCGTCGGGCCTCAACGCCGACAACGGAAGCTGCGAGGGGGCGGCGGTCGTGGCCGATTTCACTTACACGCTGGCGCTGCCCAAGTACGGGCTTTATGTCTCGCCGGGGCGCGAACTGGCCGGACAGGTGCAAGTCGTGCCGATTGGCGTGCCCGATAACGTTGTCGAAAAATTCGATATCCAAAACGAGCTTATCACCCACGAGTATGTTACCGAGGCTCTGCCGTATCGCAAGCCCGATGGCCACAAGGGGGATTTCGGCACGGTGTTCATAATCGCCGGATCGACAGGATTGACCGGCGCGGCAGCGCTGGCCGCTAAGAGCGCCCTGAGGGGTGGATGTGGACTCGCCAGGGTTGGCTGCCCGCGGACTGTCCTTCCGATTATAGCGTCGTCGGTTATCGAGGCTACCACCATGCCGCTTCCCGATGTCGCCAAGAAGGGCGCGCTGGCTCTTCGCGGACTGGGGGAGATTCGCCAGGCGGCCGTCGAGCACGATGCTGTCATTATCGGCCCCGGTATCGGACGGCACCGGGAGACTTTCGAGCTGGTGCGAAGGCTGGTGGTGTCTGTGGAGAGGCCGATGATTATCGATGCTGATGGTGTCAATGCGCTGGAGGGGCATCTGGACCTTTTCCACGAGGCGGGCGGGCCGATCGTGCTCACGCCGCATCCGGGCGAGTTTAAGAGATTGACCGGTATCGCTGTGCCCGATGATATTCACATGCGCATTGCTGTCGCACGCGAGTTCGCCACGGAGTACAAGGCGGTGCTGGTGCTCAAGGGGAGTCCTACGATTGTGGCCGATGAGGAGGGGATCTGCTACGTGAACCAGACCGGCAACAACGGGATGGCTACGGGCGGGTCGGGTGATGTTCTTTCGGGGCTGATAGGGTCTTTTATGGCGCAGGGGCTGGAGCCTTTGGATGCGGCCTTGTGTGGTGTTTATGTTCATGGTTTTGCCGGTGATATCGCCGCCTGGTCTCTCACCGACCGCGCTTTGATTGCCAGCGACCTCATCGACGCCCTGCCTGATGTCTTCGAACTGTTCGAGTAG
- the speE gene encoding polyamine aminopropyltransferase translates to MTKGKDTGETYITETGMADLWNVWYKELHDGQSGLTLKIDRIIESKKSPFQRIDVIENKDFGKLLVLYGSLMVCDNDNNAYNEMISHVPLFVHPSPKEVLIIGGGDCGALTEVLKHPEVGRCTMCEIDKMVVEISEKHFPYLTRGITDGRAKLVFEDGKSYIERGRNQYDIIMLDLSDPVGPAADLFQKSFHQKVYNQLHDDGILIAQSESPFYNKATVKQMYKNLREIFPIVKMYTCFMPIYPSTYWSFAFCSKKYDPLENFDQARYDKIKAKLKTKYYNDDVHRASFALPQFVRALIG, encoded by the coding sequence ATGACTAAAGGAAAAGACACTGGCGAAACATACATCACCGAAACCGGCATGGCCGACCTGTGGAATGTCTGGTATAAAGAGCTTCACGATGGTCAGTCCGGCCTGACGCTGAAGATCGATCGGATTATCGAGTCGAAAAAATCGCCGTTCCAGCGTATCGATGTTATCGAAAATAAAGATTTCGGCAAACTCCTCGTGCTGTATGGTTCGCTGATGGTCTGTGACAACGACAACAACGCCTACAACGAGATGATCTCCCATGTCCCGCTGTTCGTGCATCCCTCGCCGAAGGAAGTCCTGATTATCGGCGGCGGCGACTGCGGCGCGCTCACCGAAGTGCTCAAACACCCGGAGGTCGGCAGATGCACCATGTGCGAGATCGACAAAATGGTTGTAGAGATCTCCGAGAAACATTTCCCTTACCTGACCCGCGGCATCACCGATGGCCGCGCGAAACTGGTTTTCGAGGACGGTAAGAGCTATATCGAGCGCGGACGCAACCAGTACGATATTATCATGCTCGATCTTTCGGACCCGGTCGGGCCGGCCGCCGATCTTTTCCAGAAGTCGTTCCATCAGAAGGTGTACAATCAACTTCACGATGACGGCATTTTGATTGCGCAGTCCGAATCGCCGTTTTACAACAAAGCCACGGTGAAGCAGATGTACAAGAATCTGCGCGAGATTTTCCCGATTGTTAAGATGTACACCTGTTTCATGCCGATATATCCATCGACTTACTGGTCGTTCGCGTTTTGTTCGAAGAAGTATGATCCGCTGGAGAATTTCGACCAGGCGCGTTATGACAAAATCAAGGCGAAGCTGAAGACGAAGTATTACAACGACGATGTTCATCGTGCTTCGTTCGCATTGCCGCAGTTTGTCCGCGCGCTGATCGGGTAA
- a CDS encoding ParB N-terminal domain-containing protein: protein MKEPKSLSVIEVSSIEPNPENPRGINILEDDPDLSQLEKSIRKYGLLVPLIVMKKPKPKGRIKFVLLDGERRYWALKRAGVNEAPAHVLPHESSLAEAKNLMFHIHTNRVQWGAVQQCHAVEEAYEDLNRELGGDYKAIAKRLAELTGTHIRTMNDRLLFLKWPKDIKKHVYDGNQDFYWTIVEIEKGIIQPASKNFPDYFDKVSSDAVREFLFEKYQEGVVHAGTDARKMKAIVNTTDDDPRQYKFARQVLEKLVKEKTYSFDDARDEFLARFPEAEKSPRHTRKSLINRMLRTSVALGDYDFSLFESTTAAEKKEFIAAFSQLLEVLQRLERELRPLLEK from the coding sequence ATGAAAGAACCCAAAAGCCTCAGCGTTATTGAAGTCTCTTCGATAGAACCTAATCCCGAAAACCCGCGTGGGATCAATATCCTAGAAGATGACCCCGATTTATCACAGTTGGAAAAGTCGATTAGGAAGTACGGACTTTTGGTTCCACTTATCGTCATGAAAAAACCCAAGCCTAAAGGAAGAATCAAGTTCGTGCTCTTGGATGGCGAGCGCCGATACTGGGCTCTCAAGCGAGCCGGAGTAAATGAAGCTCCCGCTCACGTATTGCCACACGAATCGAGTTTGGCAGAGGCGAAAAATCTTATGTTCCACATTCATACAAATCGCGTCCAATGGGGAGCTGTTCAACAGTGCCATGCCGTTGAAGAAGCGTATGAAGACTTGAACCGAGAGCTTGGGGGCGATTACAAAGCAATTGCTAAGAGACTTGCCGAACTTACAGGCACACACATCCGAACTATGAATGATCGATTGCTCTTTCTCAAATGGCCAAAGGACATAAAGAAGCATGTATATGATGGTAATCAGGATTTCTACTGGACAATAGTTGAAATTGAAAAGGGCATAATACAGCCAGCCTCCAAGAACTTTCCGGACTACTTCGATAAGGTGTCAAGCGACGCTGTCAGAGAGTTTCTCTTTGAAAAATACCAGGAGGGTGTAGTGCACGCCGGTACAGATGCCAGAAAGATGAAGGCTATTGTGAACACCACCGATGATGACCCCAGACAATACAAATTCGCTCGACAGGTCTTGGAAAAATTGGTGAAAGAGAAGACGTACTCCTTTGACGATGCGAGGGACGAATTCTTGGCGCGTTTTCCAGAAGCCGAAAAGAGTCCAAGACATACCCGAAAAAGCCTCATAAACAGAATGCTTCGTACCTCCGTTGCTTTGGGCGACTACGACTTCTCGTTATTCGAGTCTACAACGGCAGCTGAAAAGAAGGAATTTATCGCGGCTTTCAGCCAGCTACTTGAGGTACTTCAAAGACTTGAAAGAGAGCTCCGCCCGTTGCTTGAGAAGTGA
- a CDS encoding outer membrane beta-barrel protein — MKKAVVLIVLLLLVCPLATAQTGVKLGVGVFGGLDAPVGQDDQAQGTVFGFRGRLKALPIITLEPKIAFTSFGEPESDILTLNLDGSKVTAYGIDATLGAPFGGKGFSMFAVVGAGFYNVKRDQTDQDETNLGWSAGLGFNIGFTPLISADVRGVAHVIPYDDGGSKKSVTATIGVNYNFGM; from the coding sequence ATGAAGAAAGCGGTAGTGTTGATTGTCCTGCTGTTGCTGGTATGTCCATTGGCGACAGCGCAAACGGGCGTTAAGCTCGGAGTCGGCGTGTTTGGTGGTCTTGACGCACCGGTAGGTCAGGACGACCAGGCGCAGGGGACGGTTTTTGGTTTCAGGGGAAGGTTAAAGGCCTTGCCGATCATCACGCTCGAGCCGAAGATTGCGTTCACCAGTTTTGGGGAGCCGGAGAGTGACATTCTGACGCTCAATCTGGATGGTTCCAAGGTCACGGCTTATGGAATCGACGCGACGTTGGGCGCGCCATTTGGCGGCAAGGGCTTTTCGATGTTCGCGGTGGTCGGCGCCGGGTTTTATAATGTCAAGCGCGACCAGACGGATCAGGATGAAACCAATCTCGGCTGGTCGGCCGGCCTGGGGTTCAACATCGGTTTCACACCGTTGATTTCAGCTGATGTCAGGGGAGTTGCTCATGTCATACCATATGACGACGGCGGCTCCAAGAAGTCAGTCACGGCCACTATTGGCGTAAACTATAACTTCGGAATGTAG
- a CDS encoding type III PLP-dependent enzyme — protein MTHSVQFSVIEQSARSRGVNTDPMREMLSRTDLDTPVLLMSRSQIARNFDRLQMAMPRVKLHYAVKPNSHEAIVSEVYNRGGNFDVCSAGEIKTVGKTGIDPASLIHSHPIKSIPEFDYAVNSGLEMFVVDNPDEVKKLARYEKKLKILVRFRINTNTSAVVNLQYKYGCHVKEVLPLARMIKDAGHEFYGLCFHIGSQCVYSENYTKAIRAAHSLIQQLDMEGFDTRLLDIGGGFPVEYDEPVPEIEDFCKPIVRALDKHIRPGIKVISEPGRYIAATPTTLICSVIGKSVRDGKIWYYMDDGLYSTFSGILYDHCQYPVVTDKEGEHKLSVLAGPTCDSFDVMYDGLMIPEHNVGDRLMFMATGAYCEVSGSNFNALRRPEYLVLE, from the coding sequence ATGACTCACTCGGTACAATTCTCTGTCATTGAACAGAGCGCCCGCTCGCGTGGTGTCAACACCGACCCGATGCGGGAGATGCTCTCCAGAACCGACCTGGATACGCCGGTTCTGCTGATGTCGCGTTCGCAGATTGCCCGCAACTTCGACCGCCTCCAGATGGCCATGCCGCGCGTAAAACTCCATTACGCCGTCAAGCCCAACAGCCACGAGGCTATCGTCAGCGAGGTTTACAACCGGGGCGGGAATTTCGATGTCTGCTCGGCGGGCGAAATCAAAACCGTCGGCAAAACCGGCATCGACCCGGCGTCACTGATACATTCGCACCCGATCAAATCCATCCCCGAGTTCGACTATGCCGTCAACAGCGGGCTGGAGATGTTCGTGGTGGACAACCCCGATGAAGTCAAAAAGCTGGCGCGTTACGAAAAGAAACTGAAAATACTGGTCCGCTTCCGGATCAACACCAATACCAGCGCGGTGGTCAACCTGCAGTACAAGTACGGCTGCCACGTGAAGGAAGTCCTGCCGCTGGCCCGCATGATCAAAGACGCCGGGCACGAATTCTACGGCCTGTGCTTTCACATCGGCTCGCAGTGCGTCTACAGCGAAAACTACACCAAAGCCATCCGGGCCGCGCACAGCCTTATCCAGCAGCTCGACATGGAAGGTTTCGACACCCGCCTTCTGGATATCGGCGGCGGTTTTCCGGTTGAATACGACGAACCCGTGCCCGAAATCGAGGACTTCTGCAAACCGATAGTCCGCGCCCTCGACAAGCACATCCGCCCCGGCATCAAAGTCATCAGCGAACCGGGACGATACATCGCCGCCACACCCACAACCCTGATCTGCTCCGTTATCGGCAAATCGGTCCGCGACGGTAAAATCTGGTACTATATGGACGATGGTCTCTACTCCACTTTCTCCGGCATCCTCTACGACCATTGCCAGTACCCAGTCGTGACCGACAAGGAAGGCGAGCACAAACTGTCCGTTCTCGCCGGACCAACCTGCGACTCGTTCGATGTCATGTACGATGGCCTGATGATCCCCGAGCACAATGTCGGTGACCGGCTGATGTTCATGGCGACCGGCGCGTATTGCGAGGTTTCCGGCTCGAATTTCAACGCCCTGCGCCGTCCGGAGTACCTCGTCTTAGAATAA